One segment of Panicum virgatum strain AP13 chromosome 3K, P.virgatum_v5, whole genome shotgun sequence DNA contains the following:
- the LOC120697989 gene encoding beta-galactosidase 8-like isoform X1 has product MASGGAFRNLRLAVLCLALTSSVGGEASRRFWIENDTFMKDGAPFQIVGGDVHYFRIVPEVRFFLFFLAGVPAFFFFGTAGVPALLLRSSCVTVSETGVEPICNCWILLQEFHQLPQYWKDRLLRAKALGLNTIQTYVPWNLHEPEPQSWEFNGFADLESYLRLAQELGMLVMLRVGPYICGEWDLGGFPPWLLAIEPALKLRSSDSTYLSLVGRWWGVLFPKVAPLLYSNGGPVIMVQIENEFGSFGDDKNYLHYLVQLARRYLGDDIVLYTTDGGAMGNLKNGSISQDDVFAAVDFETGSNPWPIFRLQKKYNLPGKSAPLSSEFYTGWLTHWGESMATTDATSTAKSLKTILCRNGSAVLYMAHGGTNFGFYSGANTGQDESDYKPDLTSYDYDAPIKEHGDVHNSKYKALRRVIHECIGSPLHPLPSDIEKANYGLVKLQKVTSLFDIIANISDPLRCAVSEHPLYMEQIGQMFGFLLYMSEYQGKLPSSILSIPKVHDRAQVFLSCSTDSVRNPRYVGVIERWSSKTLEIPNLGCSANTSLYILVENMGRINYGAYIFDRKGILSPIQIDGVTLHHWKMYPLTFNSLDNLPKLQLITQMPDVRASKVSVIHGHSEKKFQESSFYLNEPEFYEGHFHIDSESEMKDTFISFRGWNKGVVFVNNFNIGRFWPARGPQCALYVPGPILRPGDNVIVIFELHGPNPELTVNLVTDPDFTCGPKQ; this is encoded by the exons ATGGCCTCTGGTGGAGCCTTCCGCAACCTTCGCCTGGCGGTCCTCTGCCTCGCGCTCACCTCGTCG GTCGGTGGCGAGGCGTCGAGAAGATTCTGGATCGAGAATGATACCTTCATGAAGGATGGGGCGCCGTTCCAGATCGTCGGCGGCGACGTCCACTACTTCCGCATTGTTCCTGAGGTGagatttttcctcttttttttagcAGGTGTTCctgcgttttttttttttggaacagcAGGTGTTCCTGCGTTGCTCCTGAGAAGTAGCTGCGTGACAGTCTCTGAGACTGGTGTTGAACCAATTTGTAACTGCTGGATCCTTCTCCAAGAGTTTCATCAGTTGCCTCAA TACTGGAAGGATCGCCTTTTAAGAGCAAAGGCACTAGGCTTGAACACAATTCAAACATATGTACCTTGGAATCTGCATGAGCCAGAACCACAGAGTTGGGAATTCAATGGGTTTGCAGATCTTGAATCATATCTGAGACTTGCTCAAGAATTAGGAATGCTGGTCATGCTTCGTGTAGGTCCATACATTTGTGGAG AATGGGACTTAGGAGGTTTTCCACCTTGGTTGCTCGCCATAGAACCTGCTCTTAAACTGCGATCATCTGATTCGACATATCTCTCCTTG GTGGGGAGATGGTGGGGAGTACTATTTCCAAAAGTAGCACCATTATTGTACAGCAATGGAGGTCCAGTTATTATGGTTCAG ATTGAAAATGAATTTGGTTCATTTGGAGATGACAAGAATTACCTTCATTACCTTGTTCAACTGGCTAGAAGATATCTTGGAGATGACATTGTTCT TTATACAACTGATGGGGGCGCCATGGGCAATTTAAAGAATGGATCAATTTCTCAAGATGATGTTTTTGCTG CTGTTGATTTTGAAACCGGATCCAATCCATGGCCCATATTCAGATTACAGAAGAAATACAACTTACCAGGAAAATCAGCCCCTCTAAGTTC GGAATTTTATACTGGGTGGCTAACACACTGGGGTGAAAGTATGGCAACAACAGATGCCACTAGTACGGCGAAATCCCTTAAAACAATTTTGTGCCGCAATGGTTCTGCTGTACTTTAT ATGGCTCATGGTGGGACCAATTTTGGATTTTATAGTGGTGCAAATACTGGCCAAGATGAATCTGATTACAAGCCAGACCTCACTTCTTATGACTAT GATGCACCAATTAAGGAGCATGGAGATGTGCATAATTCAAAATACAAAG CGCTGAGAAGAGTAATACATGAATGTATCGGGTCTCCTCTTCATCCACTTCCTTCTGACATTGAAAAAGCAAATTACGGGCTTGTGAAATTACAGAAGGTTACTTCTTTGTTTGACATCATTGCTAACATCAGTGATCCTTTGAGATGTGCTGTTTCAGAGCATCCACTGTATATGGAACAAATAGGCCAG ATGTTTGGGTTTCTATTGTACATGTCAGAATACCAAGGGAAACTCCCATCAAGCATTCTATCAATCCCAAAG GTACATGACAGAGCTCAGGTGTTCCTGTCTTGCTCAACTGACAGTGTCAGAAACCCAAGATATGTTGGTGTAATTGAAAGATGGTCTAGTAAAACACTAGAAATACCAAATTTAGGATGTTCAGCTAATACAAGCCTATATATCCTG GTAGAAAATATGGGTCGTATAAATTATggggcatatatttttgaccgAAAA GGAATACTATCTCCTATTCAAATAGATGGTGTCACTCTCCATCACTGGAAAATGTATCCACTTACATTCAATTCACTGGACAACCTTCCAAAACTCCAACTAATCACTCAAATGCCTGATGTTAGAGCTAGTAAAGTGTCCGTTATTCATGGTCACTCAGAAAAGAAATTCCAGGAATCGTCGTTCTATTTGAATG AACCTGAATTTTATGAAGGCCATTTCCATATTGACTCTGAGAGTGAGATGAAGGATACATTTATATCATTTCGTGGTTGGAACAAGGGTGTTGTTTTTGTGAACAACTTCAACATTGGAAGATTTTGGCCG GCACGTGGACCACAGTGTGCCCTTTATGTTCCCGGGCCAATCCTCAGACCTGGAGACAACGTCATT GTAATCTTTGAACTGCACGGTCCAAATCCTGAGCTCACCGTCAACTTAGTAACAGATCCAGATTTCACATGCGGTCCAAAACAGTGA
- the LOC120697991 gene encoding probable ADP,ATP carrier protein At5g56450 → MSDEAAARAGVEESIGRRRERGGRGAAAAGMAAGPVWEFERDLVAGAVMGGAVHTVVAPIERVKLLLQTQDGNAALLGRARRFRGFADCVARTVRDEGLLSLWRGNGTGVIRYYPSVALNFSLKDLYRNILKDAGTSADDKLASIALTNFFAGAAAGCTTLVLIYPLDIAHTRLAADIGRTDTRQFRGIRHFIQTIYKKNGIRGIYRGLPASLHGMVVHRGLYFGGFDTAKDVLVPLESPLWQRWITAQAVTSMAGLISYPLDTVRRRMMMQSGMEVQMYSSTLDCWRKIYRLEGVRSFYRGALSNIFRSTGAAAILVLYDEVKKFMDRGRL, encoded by the exons ATgagcgacgaggcggcggcgcgggcgggggtggaggagtccatcgggcggcggcgggagcggggcgggcgcggggcggcggcggcggggatggcggcGGGGCCGGTGTGGGAGTTCGAGCGAGATCTGGTGGCGGGGGCGGTGATGGGGGGCGCGGTGCACACGGTGGTGGCGCCGATCGAGCGCGtcaagctgctgctgcagacGCAGGACGGCAACGCCGCGCTGCTGGGCAGGGCGCGCAGGTTCCGGGGCTTCGCCGACTGCGTCGCGCGCACCGTCCGGGACGAGGGGTTGCTCTCGCTCTGGCGCGGCAACGGCACCGGCGTCATCCGGTACTACCCCTCCGTCGCCCTCAACTTCTCGCTCAAG GATCTGTACAGGAACATACTGAAAGATGCCGGAACCTCAGCAGACGATAAGTTAGCTTCTATCGCTCTTACCAACTTctttgctggtgctgctgctggatgTACTACCCTGGTTCTCATCTATCCGCTCGACATTGCCCATACTCGTCTTGCTGCTGATATTGGCCGGACCGACACCCGTCAGTTCAGAGGCATTCGCCATTTTATCCAAACCATCTACAAAAAAAATGGTATCAGGGGCATCTACAGGGGATTGCCAGCATCACTCCATGGGATGGTTGTCCACCGGGGCCTGTACTTTGGTGGCTTCGACACCGCCAAGGATGTTCTCGTGCCTCTGGAGTCCCCCTTGTGGCAGCGCTGGATTACAGCACAGGCTGTCACATCCATGGCAGGGCTCATCTCCTATCCGCTGGACACTGTGCGGCGAAGGATGATGATGCAGTCGGGGATGGAGGTGCAGATGTACAGCAGCACCCTTGACTGCTGGAGGAAGATATACAGGCTTGAGGGTGTCAGGTCTTTCTACCGTGGGGCACTGTCTAACATATTTAGGAGCACTGGTGCGGCTGCCATACTCGTTTTGTATGAtgaggtcaagaagttcatggaTAGGGGTAGGTTGTAA
- the LOC120697995 gene encoding protein phosphatase 2C 50-like: MAAAAAICVEDEAACAAAECAGIEKLDLAAGGCGGGAEGKAGLAGGKRSVYLMDCAPVWGCASTRGRSAEMEDACAAAPRFAHVPVRLLASLRDLDGLGLDADELRLPAHLFGVFDGHGGAEVANYCRERLQVLLSQELSRLGKDLGEVGVVDMKEHWDELFSKCFQRVDDEVSGRVSRLVGGVQESRQVAPENVGSTAVVVVVCSSHLVVANCGDSRVVLCRGKEPVALSIDHKPDRKDERARVEALGGKVIQWNGYRVSGILAMSRSIGDRYLKPFVISKPEVTVIPRAKDDDCLILASDGLWDVVSNEEACKVARRQIQLWHKNNGVTTSLCDEGDESTDPAAQSAADYLMRLALKKGTEDNVTVIVVDLKPRKKLKNNS, from the exons atggcggcggcggcggcgatctgcGTGGAGGACGAGGCGGCGTGCGCCGCGGCGGAATGCGCGGGGATCGAGAAGCTggatctcgccgccggtggctgcggcggcggggccgaggGCAAGGCCGGGCTCGCGGGCGGCAAGAGGAGCGTGTACCTCATGGACTGCGCGCCGGTCTGGGGCTGCGCGTCCACGCGCGGCCGCAGCGCCGAGATGGAGgacgcctgcgcggcggcgccgcggttcGCGCACGTGCCGGTGCGCCTGCTCGCCAGCCTCCGGGACCTCGACGGGCTGGGactcgacgccgacgagctccggCTGCCCGCGCACCTGTTCGGCGTCTTcgacggccacggcggcgccgag GTGGCGAACTACTGCCGGGAAAGGCTCCAGGTGCTCTTGAGCCAGGAGCTGAGCCGGCTCGGCAAGGATTTGGGGGAGGTGGGCGTGGTGGACATGAAGGAGCACTGGGACGAGCTGTTCAGCAAATGTTTCCAGAGAGTAGATGACGAGGTGTCAGGGCGGGTGAGCAGGCTCGTCGGCGGTGTACAGGAGTCCAGGCAGGTTGCCCCGGAGAACGTGGGCTCCACGGCGGTTGTCGTGGTCGTGTGCTCATCTCATTTGGTGGTTGCAAACTGTGGAGATTCACGGGTTGTGCTCTGCCGAGGGAAGGAGCCAGTGGCGTTGTCCATTGATCACAAG CCTGACAGGAAGGATGAGCGAGCGAGGGTCGAGGCCCTGGGAGGCAAGGTCATCCAATGGAATGGTTACCGTGTGTCCGGTATACTTGCTATGTCGCGATCAATAG GGGATCGATATTTGAAACCGTTTGTCATTTCAAAACCAGAAGTTACAGTCATTCCTAGGGCGAAAGATGACGACTGTCTCATTCTTGCAAGTGATGGACTGTGGGATGTTGTATCAAATGAAGAGGCATGCAAAGTTGCACGGCGACAAATCCAGTTGTGGCACAAGAACAATGGCGTTACAACATCGTTGTGTGACGAAGGTGATGAATCCACTGATCCTGCTGCGCAATCCGCTGCTGATTATCTTATGAGGCTCGCATTGAAGAAGGGAACAGAGGACAATGTCACTGTCATTGTGGTCGACTTGAAGCCTCGAAAGAAGCTTAAGAACAACTCATAA
- the LOC120697990 gene encoding nucleosome assembly protein 1;2: MSDGKDSLDLSGLGAAVPNSNELSAEDKANLVASLKNTLEGLASQHMDVLEGLEPKVRKRVEKLREIQGQHDELEAKFFEERAALEAKYQKMYEPLYSKRYEIVNGVIEVEGITESADETPAEENSGDETPAEQKEEKGVPAFWLNAMKNHEILAEEIQERDEEALKYLKDIKWYRISEPKGFKLEFHFDTNPFFKNSVLTKTYHMIDEDEPILEKAIGTEIEWYPGKCLTQKVLKKKPRKGSKNTKPITKTEDCDSFFNFFSPPQVPDDDEEIDEDTAEQLQNQMEQDYDIGSTIRDKIIPHAVSWFTGEAAQDDDFEGLIDGDGDDEEEDDEDEDEEDEESGDDYDTKKTKGAAGGDGQQGERPAECKQQ; the protein is encoded by the exons ATGAGCGACGGCAAGGACTCCCTCGACCTCTccggcctcggcgccgccgttcCCAACTCGAACG AGCTCAGCGCGGAGGATAAGGCTAACCTCGTGGCCTCGTTGAAG AACACGCTCGAGGGATTGGCGTCGCAGCATATGGACGTGCTCGAAGGCCTCGAGCCCAAGGTCAGGAAGCGTGTCGAGAAGCTCAGGGAGATCCAG GGACAACATGATGAACTTGAGGCAAAGTTTTTCGAGGAGAGAGCTGCACTTGAAGCTAAGTATCAGAAGATGTATGAACCACTTTACTCAAAG CGTTACGAAATTGTCAATGGTGTGATCGAGGTTGAGGGTATCACAGAAAGTGCAGATGAAACCCCTGCAGAGGAAAATAGTGGAGATGAAACCCCTGCTGAGCAAAAAG AAGAAAAAGGTGTGCCAGCTTTCTGGCTTAATGCAATGAAGAACCATGAAATCCTGGCTGAGGAG ATCCAGGAGAGGGATGAGGAAGCTCTCAAGTACCTTAAGGACATCAAGTGGTACAGGATCAGCGAACCTAAGGGTTTTAAGCTTGAGTTTCACTTTGATACAAATCCATTCTTCAAGAATTCAGTGCTTACAAAAACATATCACATGATTGATGAGGATGAGCCGATTCTAGAGAAAGCCATTGG TACTGAAATCGAATGGTACCCCGGGAAGTGCTTGACACAAAAGGTTCTAAAAAAGAAGCCGAGGAAGGGGTCAAAGAACACTAAACCTATCACAAAAACTGAAGACTGCGATagcttcttcaacttcttcagTCCACCTCAAGTccctgatgatgatgaggaaatTGATGAGGATACA GCTGAACAATTGCAGAACCAAATGGAGCAAGATTATGATATCGG ATCTACCATCAGAGACAAGATCATTCCACATGCTGTCTCATGGTTCACTGGAGAGGCTGCtcaagatgatgactttgaaGGCCTTATAGATGGTGATggggatgatgaagaagaagatgatgaagatgaagatgaagaggatgaggaaAGTGGAGATGATTATGATACGAAG AAGACCAAGGGAGCTGCCGGAGGGGATGGCCAGCAGGGTGAACGACCCGCCGAGTGCAAGCAGCAGTGA
- the LOC120697989 gene encoding beta-galactosidase 8-like isoform X2, whose product MASGGAFRNLRLAVLCLALTSSVGGEASRRFWIENDTFMKDGAPFQIVGGDVHYFRIVPEYWKDRLLRAKALGLNTIQTYVPWNLHEPEPQSWEFNGFADLESYLRLAQELGMLVMLRVGPYICGEWDLGGFPPWLLAIEPALKLRSSDSTYLSLVGRWWGVLFPKVAPLLYSNGGPVIMVQIENEFGSFGDDKNYLHYLVQLARRYLGDDIVLYTTDGGAMGNLKNGSISQDDVFAAVDFETGSNPWPIFRLQKKYNLPGKSAPLSSEFYTGWLTHWGESMATTDATSTAKSLKTILCRNGSAVLYMAHGGTNFGFYSGANTGQDESDYKPDLTSYDYDAPIKEHGDVHNSKYKALRRVIHECIGSPLHPLPSDIEKANYGLVKLQKVTSLFDIIANISDPLRCAVSEHPLYMEQIGQMFGFLLYMSEYQGKLPSSILSIPKVHDRAQVFLSCSTDSVRNPRYVGVIERWSSKTLEIPNLGCSANTSLYILVENMGRINYGAYIFDRKGILSPIQIDGVTLHHWKMYPLTFNSLDNLPKLQLITQMPDVRASKVSVIHGHSEKKFQESSFYLNEPEFYEGHFHIDSESEMKDTFISFRGWNKGVVFVNNFNIGRFWPARGPQCALYVPGPILRPGDNVIVIFELHGPNPELTVNLVTDPDFTCGPKQ is encoded by the exons ATGGCCTCTGGTGGAGCCTTCCGCAACCTTCGCCTGGCGGTCCTCTGCCTCGCGCTCACCTCGTCG GTCGGTGGCGAGGCGTCGAGAAGATTCTGGATCGAGAATGATACCTTCATGAAGGATGGGGCGCCGTTCCAGATCGTCGGCGGCGACGTCCACTACTTCCGCATTGTTCCTGAG TACTGGAAGGATCGCCTTTTAAGAGCAAAGGCACTAGGCTTGAACACAATTCAAACATATGTACCTTGGAATCTGCATGAGCCAGAACCACAGAGTTGGGAATTCAATGGGTTTGCAGATCTTGAATCATATCTGAGACTTGCTCAAGAATTAGGAATGCTGGTCATGCTTCGTGTAGGTCCATACATTTGTGGAG AATGGGACTTAGGAGGTTTTCCACCTTGGTTGCTCGCCATAGAACCTGCTCTTAAACTGCGATCATCTGATTCGACATATCTCTCCTTG GTGGGGAGATGGTGGGGAGTACTATTTCCAAAAGTAGCACCATTATTGTACAGCAATGGAGGTCCAGTTATTATGGTTCAG ATTGAAAATGAATTTGGTTCATTTGGAGATGACAAGAATTACCTTCATTACCTTGTTCAACTGGCTAGAAGATATCTTGGAGATGACATTGTTCT TTATACAACTGATGGGGGCGCCATGGGCAATTTAAAGAATGGATCAATTTCTCAAGATGATGTTTTTGCTG CTGTTGATTTTGAAACCGGATCCAATCCATGGCCCATATTCAGATTACAGAAGAAATACAACTTACCAGGAAAATCAGCCCCTCTAAGTTC GGAATTTTATACTGGGTGGCTAACACACTGGGGTGAAAGTATGGCAACAACAGATGCCACTAGTACGGCGAAATCCCTTAAAACAATTTTGTGCCGCAATGGTTCTGCTGTACTTTAT ATGGCTCATGGTGGGACCAATTTTGGATTTTATAGTGGTGCAAATACTGGCCAAGATGAATCTGATTACAAGCCAGACCTCACTTCTTATGACTAT GATGCACCAATTAAGGAGCATGGAGATGTGCATAATTCAAAATACAAAG CGCTGAGAAGAGTAATACATGAATGTATCGGGTCTCCTCTTCATCCACTTCCTTCTGACATTGAAAAAGCAAATTACGGGCTTGTGAAATTACAGAAGGTTACTTCTTTGTTTGACATCATTGCTAACATCAGTGATCCTTTGAGATGTGCTGTTTCAGAGCATCCACTGTATATGGAACAAATAGGCCAG ATGTTTGGGTTTCTATTGTACATGTCAGAATACCAAGGGAAACTCCCATCAAGCATTCTATCAATCCCAAAG GTACATGACAGAGCTCAGGTGTTCCTGTCTTGCTCAACTGACAGTGTCAGAAACCCAAGATATGTTGGTGTAATTGAAAGATGGTCTAGTAAAACACTAGAAATACCAAATTTAGGATGTTCAGCTAATACAAGCCTATATATCCTG GTAGAAAATATGGGTCGTATAAATTATggggcatatatttttgaccgAAAA GGAATACTATCTCCTATTCAAATAGATGGTGTCACTCTCCATCACTGGAAAATGTATCCACTTACATTCAATTCACTGGACAACCTTCCAAAACTCCAACTAATCACTCAAATGCCTGATGTTAGAGCTAGTAAAGTGTCCGTTATTCATGGTCACTCAGAAAAGAAATTCCAGGAATCGTCGTTCTATTTGAATG AACCTGAATTTTATGAAGGCCATTTCCATATTGACTCTGAGAGTGAGATGAAGGATACATTTATATCATTTCGTGGTTGGAACAAGGGTGTTGTTTTTGTGAACAACTTCAACATTGGAAGATTTTGGCCG GCACGTGGACCACAGTGTGCCCTTTATGTTCCCGGGCCAATCCTCAGACCTGGAGACAACGTCATT GTAATCTTTGAACTGCACGGTCCAAATCCTGAGCTCACCGTCAACTTAGTAACAGATCCAGATTTCACATGCGGTCCAAAACAGTGA
- the LOC120697993 gene encoding uncharacterized protein LOC120697993 — protein MPAEKPPQSPVLREQRVIIPNEHGEKLVGLLHQTSSKKLVILCHGFRATKDDSILVDLAAAFTLEEISAFRFDFSGNGESEGEFQYGRYRKEAADLRSVVLYFSKQKYDIIALIGHSKGGNAVLLYASKYNDVPIIVNISGRFALERGIDGRLGRNFMQRINKDGYIDVKNKKGEVEYRVSKASLEDRRSTDTLLSSRAICRDCRVLTIHGAKDEIVPAEDARRFAANVPNHELRIIAEANHRFAGHERELTSLVLGFVRPHLQSTPPLRPKL, from the exons ATGCCGGCGGAGAAACCCCCGCAGTCCCCAG TTCTTCGTGAGCAAAGAGTTATAATTCCGAATGAGCATGGGGAGAAGCTTGTTGGTTTATTACATCAAACAAGTTCGAAGAAACTTGTGATCCTTTGTCATGGATTCCGAGCCACAAAG GATGACAGCATCTTGGTTGACCTTGCTGCTGCTTTCACATTGGAAGAAATCAGTGCTTTTCGTTTTGATTTTTCTGGAAATGG GGAAAGTGAAGGTGAATTTCAATATGGACGCTACAGAAAAGAGGCAGCTGATTTGCGCTCTGTAGTATTATATTTCTCAAAACAGAAATATGATATAATTGCTCTTATTGGGCATAGCAAAG GAGGAAATGCTGTGCTTCTATATGCTTCCAAGTACAATGATGTTCCCATTATTGTGAACATTTCTGGCCGTTTTGCATTAGAGCGAGGTATTGATGGGCGCCTTGGGAGGAATTTCATGCAGAGAATAAATAAAGATGGGTACATAGATGTCAAGAATAAAAAAG GGGAGGTGGAGTACCGGGTGTCAAAAGCGAGCCTGGAAGATCGTCGGAGCACCGATACCCTTCTTTCCAGCCGTGCCATCTGCAGAGACTGCAG GGTTCTCACGATCCACGGCGCCAAAGACGAGATCGTCCCGGCGGAGGACGCCCGGCGGTTCGCGGCGAACGTCCCCAACCACGAGCTGCGCATCATCGCCGAGGCCAACCACCGGTTCGCCGGCCACGAGCGGGAGCTGACCTCGCTCGTGCTGGGCTTCGTCAGGCCCCATCTCCAGAGCACGCCGCCCTTGCGTCCGAAACTGTAG
- the LOC120697989 gene encoding beta-galactosidase 8-like isoform X3, whose product MASGGAFRNLRLAVLCLALTSSVGGEASRRFWIENDTFMKDGAPFQIVGGDVHYFRIVPEVRFFLFFLAGVPAFFFFGTAGVPALLLRSSCVTVSETGVEPICNCWILLQEFHQLPQYWKDRLLRAKALGLNTIQTYVPWNLHEPEPQSWEFNGFADLESYLRLAQELGMLVMLRVGPYICGEWDLGGFPPWLLAIEPALKLRSSDSTYLSLVGRWWGVLFPKVAPLLYSNGGPVIMVQIENEFGSFGDDKNYLHYLVQLARRYLGDDIVLYTTDGGAMGNLKNGSISQDDVFAAVDFETGSNPWPIFRLQKKYNLPGKSAPLSSEFYTGWLTHWGESMATTDATSTAKSLKTILCRNGSAVLYMAHGGTNFGFYSGANTGQDESDYKPDLTSYDYDAPIKEHGDVHNSKYKALRRVIHECIGSPLHPLPSDIEKANYGLVKLQKVTSLFDIIANISDPLRCAVSEHPLYMEQIGQMFGFLLYMSEYQGKLPSSILSIPKVHDRAQVFLSCSTDSVRNPRYVGVIERWSSKTLEIPNLGCSANTSLYILVENMGRINYGAYIFDRKF is encoded by the exons ATGGCCTCTGGTGGAGCCTTCCGCAACCTTCGCCTGGCGGTCCTCTGCCTCGCGCTCACCTCGTCG GTCGGTGGCGAGGCGTCGAGAAGATTCTGGATCGAGAATGATACCTTCATGAAGGATGGGGCGCCGTTCCAGATCGTCGGCGGCGACGTCCACTACTTCCGCATTGTTCCTGAGGTGagatttttcctcttttttttagcAGGTGTTCctgcgttttttttttttggaacagcAGGTGTTCCTGCGTTGCTCCTGAGAAGTAGCTGCGTGACAGTCTCTGAGACTGGTGTTGAACCAATTTGTAACTGCTGGATCCTTCTCCAAGAGTTTCATCAGTTGCCTCAA TACTGGAAGGATCGCCTTTTAAGAGCAAAGGCACTAGGCTTGAACACAATTCAAACATATGTACCTTGGAATCTGCATGAGCCAGAACCACAGAGTTGGGAATTCAATGGGTTTGCAGATCTTGAATCATATCTGAGACTTGCTCAAGAATTAGGAATGCTGGTCATGCTTCGTGTAGGTCCATACATTTGTGGAG AATGGGACTTAGGAGGTTTTCCACCTTGGTTGCTCGCCATAGAACCTGCTCTTAAACTGCGATCATCTGATTCGACATATCTCTCCTTG GTGGGGAGATGGTGGGGAGTACTATTTCCAAAAGTAGCACCATTATTGTACAGCAATGGAGGTCCAGTTATTATGGTTCAG ATTGAAAATGAATTTGGTTCATTTGGAGATGACAAGAATTACCTTCATTACCTTGTTCAACTGGCTAGAAGATATCTTGGAGATGACATTGTTCT TTATACAACTGATGGGGGCGCCATGGGCAATTTAAAGAATGGATCAATTTCTCAAGATGATGTTTTTGCTG CTGTTGATTTTGAAACCGGATCCAATCCATGGCCCATATTCAGATTACAGAAGAAATACAACTTACCAGGAAAATCAGCCCCTCTAAGTTC GGAATTTTATACTGGGTGGCTAACACACTGGGGTGAAAGTATGGCAACAACAGATGCCACTAGTACGGCGAAATCCCTTAAAACAATTTTGTGCCGCAATGGTTCTGCTGTACTTTAT ATGGCTCATGGTGGGACCAATTTTGGATTTTATAGTGGTGCAAATACTGGCCAAGATGAATCTGATTACAAGCCAGACCTCACTTCTTATGACTAT GATGCACCAATTAAGGAGCATGGAGATGTGCATAATTCAAAATACAAAG CGCTGAGAAGAGTAATACATGAATGTATCGGGTCTCCTCTTCATCCACTTCCTTCTGACATTGAAAAAGCAAATTACGGGCTTGTGAAATTACAGAAGGTTACTTCTTTGTTTGACATCATTGCTAACATCAGTGATCCTTTGAGATGTGCTGTTTCAGAGCATCCACTGTATATGGAACAAATAGGCCAG ATGTTTGGGTTTCTATTGTACATGTCAGAATACCAAGGGAAACTCCCATCAAGCATTCTATCAATCCCAAAG GTACATGACAGAGCTCAGGTGTTCCTGTCTTGCTCAACTGACAGTGTCAGAAACCCAAGATATGTTGGTGTAATTGAAAGATGGTCTAGTAAAACACTAGAAATACCAAATTTAGGATGTTCAGCTAATACAAGCCTATATATCCTG GTAGAAAATATGGGTCGTATAAATTATggggcatatatttttgaccgAAAA TTTTGA